One Drechmeria coniospora strain ARSEF 6962 chromosome 01, whole genome shotgun sequence genomic region harbors:
- a CDS encoding acyl-CoA desaturase: MSEPSSAAAKAQAEAFPDGTTEYKPLRKANYALDKVHISDTPMTLSNWHKHVDWLNTTFIIFIPMIGFISAYWIPLQFYTAIFSVIYYFNTGLGITAGYHRLWAHTSYKATTPLKIYLAAVGAGAVEGSIRWWSKEHRAHHRYTDTVKDPYSVRKGLLYSHIGWMVFKQNPKRKGRTDITDLNEDPIVVWQHRNYLKSVISMALVFPTLVCGLGWGDWLGGFIYGGILRICFVQQATFCVNSLAHWLGDQPFDDRNSPRDHVITALVTLGEGYHNFHHEFPSDFRNAIEWWQYDPTKWMICLWKYTGLAYDLKQFRANEIEKGRVQQMQKKLDQKRSTLDWGTPLEQLPVISWDDFVDDAKNKGKALIAIAGVIHDVGDFIKDHPGGKALITSAIGKDATAIFNGGVYNHSNAAHNLLSTMRVGVLRGGCEVEIWKRAQFENKDVTYTNDSSGQRIVRAGAQVTKLVQPGASADAA, translated from the exons ATGTCAGAACCTTCGTCTGCGGCCGCCAAGGCCCAGGCAGAGGCCTTCCCGGACGGGACGACGGAGTACAAGCCTCTCCGGAAGGCCAATTACGCCCTCGACAAAGTTCACATCTCCGACACGCCCATGACCTTGTCGAACTGGCACAAGCACGTCGACTGGCTGAACACGACCTTTATCATCTTCATCCCCATGATTGGCTTCATCTCCGCCTACTGGATCCCTCTTCAGTTCTACACGGCCATCTTCTCCGTCATCTATTACTTCAACACCGGTCTCGGCATCACCGCCG GCTACCATCGCCTCTGGGCTCACACGTCGTACAAGGCCACGACGCCCCTCAAGATctacctcgccgccgtcggcgccggcgccgtcgagggctcCATCCGCTGGTGGTCCAAGGAGCACCGCGCCCACCACCGTTACACCGACACGGTCAAGGATCCCTACTCGGTCCGCAAGGGACTCCTCTACTCGCACATCGGCTGGATGGTCTTCAAGCAGAACCCCAAGCGCAAGGGCCGCACCGACATCACGGACCTCAACGAGGACCCCATCGTCGTCTGGCAGCACCGCAACTACCTCAAGTCGGTCATCTCCATGGCCCTCGTCTTCCCCACGCTCGTCTGCGGTCTCGGCTGGGGCGACTGGCTCGGCGGCTTCATCTACGGCGGCATCCTGCGCATCTGCTTCGTCCAGCAGGCCACGTTCTGCGTCAACTCGCTCGCCCACTGGCTCGGCGACCAGCCCTTTGACGACCGCAACTCGCCCCGCGACCACGTCATCAcggccctcgtcaccctcggcgagggctACCACAACTTCCACCACGAGTTCCCTTCGGACTTCCGAAACGCCATTGAGTGGTGGCAGTACGACCCGACCAAGTGGATGATCTGCCTCTGGAAGTACACGGGCTTGGCCTATGACCTCAAGCAGTTCCGTGCCAACGAGATCGAGAAGGGCCGCGTCCAGCAGATGCAGAAGAAGCTCGACCAGAAGCGCTCCACGCTCGACTGGGGAACCCCTCTCGAGCAGCTTCCCGTCATCAGCTGGGACGacttcgtcgacgacgccaagaaCAAGGGCAAGgccctcatcgccatcgccggtgTCATCCACGACGTGGGCGACTTCATCAAGGACCACCCCGGCGGCAAGGCCCTCATCACGTCGGCCATCGGCAAGGACGCCACGGCCATCTTCAACGGCGGCGTCTACAACCACTCCAACGCCGCCCACAACCTGCTCTCGACGAtgcgcgtcggcgtcctccGAGGCGGCTGCGAGGTGGAGATTTGGAAGCGCGCCCAGTTCGAGAACAAGGACGTCACCTACACCAACGACTCGTCCGGCCAGCGCATCgtccgcgccggcgcccagGTCACCAAGCTCGTCCAGCCTGGTGCGAGCGCCGATGCGGCGTAG
- a CDS encoding putative nuclear pore protein: protein MTAPLPHSPPIDDKSPFELNLQHGHRDLVQAVAFNTYGDRCATGSVDGRIRVFNRHKDGVWRLCDTWTAHGGEVLELQWLPSTIYPNLVASLGIEGWFRLWAENPSAPPGRRFCSGRSVTGRPAFDTRSSRAPYRSFSMKHNEETRQTHLALLATDGRLTIYENDQPENLSEYTSIDEFSVGPKPSRGEEVSYRVRFDPNPEPCYAALRAGVTSDALGLVVAAMDVVKVYRSRDVVTTSYGVSSTQKEFYLAVEIPGHRGLVRDVVWAPGNIRGYDMVATACQDGYARVFRLDTPYSDADGKSWSAADLLKPAVVPPAKDGLVGQDDDEKQHQHQHPSTLSASLAKSGAQTERQWTGQPGQVEHVFREISRLDSHRTPVWRVGFDDDGQILGSTGDDGRLLCYRQTPDGAWAKSSELVMMKARMAAP, encoded by the exons ATGACGGCCCCGCTGCCGCACTCGCCGCCCATCGACGACAAATCCCCCTTCGAGCTCAACCTTCAACACGGCCACAGGGACCTCGTCCAAGCGGTCGCCTTCAACACCTACGGCGACCGATGCGCAACCGgttccgtcgacggccgcattCGCGTCTTCAACCGGCACAAGGACGGCGTCTGGCGCCTGTGCGACACTTGGACCGCCCACGGTGGCGAAGTTCTCGAG CTGCAATGGCTGCCTTCCACCATATACCCcaacctcgtcgcctccctcgGCATCGAAGGTTGGTTCAGGCTCTGGGCCGAGAACCCCTCGGCCCCCCCGGGGCGCCGCTTCTGCTCCGGCCGCTCCGTCACCGGTCGCCCTGCCTTCGACACCCGCTCGAGCCGGGCGCCGTACCGGTCCTTTTCCATGAAGCACAACGAGGAGACGAGGCAGACGCACCTCGCCCTGCTCGCcaccgacggccgcctgACCATCTACGAGAATGACCAGCCCGAGAACCTGTCCGAGTACACGTCCATCGACGAGTTCTCCGTCGGCCCGAAGCCGAgccgcggcgaggaggtcTCCTATCGGGTCCGCTTCGACCCGAACCCGGAGCCGTGCTACGCCGCCCTGCGCGCGGGCGTCACCTCggatgccctcggcctcgtcgtcgccgccatggatGTCGTCAAGGTCTACAGGTCGCGCGACGTCGTCACCACCTCGTACGGCGTCTCCTCCACCCAGAAGGAATTTTACCTCGCCGTGGAGATTCCCGGCCAccgcggcctcgtccgagacgTCGTCTGGGCGCCGGGGAACATCAGGGGCTACGACATGGTTGCCACCGCCTGCCAGGACGGCTACGCCCGCGTTTTCCGCCTCGACACCCCGTACtcggacgccgacggcaagtcctggtcggccgccgacctcctcaagcccgccgtcgtcccgcCCGCCAAGGACGGCTTGGTCggccaggacgacgacgagaagcagcaccagcaccagcaccccTCGACCCTGAGCGCCAGTCTCGCCAAGTCGGGCGCCCAGACCGAACGCCAGTGGACCGGCCAGCCGGGACAGGTCGAGCACGTCTTCCGGGAGATCTCGCGCCTCGACAGCCACCGTACGCCCGTCTGGCGCGTGGGcttcgacgatgacggccagATCCTAGGCAGCaccggcgatgacggccgccTGCTCTGCTATCGCCAGACGCCCGATGGTGCCTGGGCCAAGAGCTCCGAGCTGGTCATGATGAAGGCTCGAATGGCGGCCCCTTGA